TGCGCGTCGCCAGCTCCTGCAGCTGTGCATTCGGATCGGTCAGCGCATCGCACATTTCGATTTGCGTATTAAACAGGTCCAGCAGCAGACGGTTGCCATTGGTGAGATAGTTCTCCGCAGTGGTGCCAATCGGATTTTCCAGCAGCGCCACGCAGTGCAGGCCAAGTTTAGCCGCTACCGCCGCCGTCTGGCGCACATGGTTAGACTGAATCGCACCGGCGGTTATCAGCGTATCTGCGCCTTCACGCAGCGCGTCTGCGGCGAGAAACTCCAGCTTACGCAGCTTATTGCCGCCCATCGCCATCGGCGTAACGTCATCGCGTTTGATGAAAATATCGCGCCCGAGATAGTCTGAGAAGCGCGGAAGATATTCGAGCGGCGTTGGCGCGCCAATAAATTCCAGACGTGGAAAGCGCGTTAAGTTATGCAGCGGCATACAGCCTCCGGTATTCGTTGTTGTGATGTTCTTTTTATTATGCACGTTCAGGCGCAATGAAATAAAAAAAGGCGCTGTTAAAGGCGCCTTTTTTCATCAAATGACGATTATTTCGTCACATCTGCTCCAAACCATTTTTCTGACAAGGCTTTCAGCGAGCCGTCTTTCTGCATTTCAGCAATGGCTGCATCAACCGCTTTCAGCAGATCTTCATTGCCTTTGCGCAGCGCCACGCCGGACTCCTGGCGGGAGAATGCTTCACCGGTCACAGCCAGCGTATCCTTGGTTTTCTTCACCAGATCCAGCGCCGCCAGACGGTCAACCAGAATGGCGTCGATACGACCTACACGCAGATCCTGATATTTGGTCGGGTCATCATCATAGGTACGAATATCCACGCCCTGCACGTTCTGGCGCAGCCACTCTTCATAGTTGGTACCCAGACCAACACCGACTTTTTTACCTTTCAGATCGGCAGCAGTCTTAATAACGCCTTCATTGCCTTTCTTCACCAGCGCCTGGATACCAGAGACAGTATACGGGGTAGAGAAATCGTATTTTTTCTTACGTTCGTCAGAGATGGTCACCTGGTTAATGACCACGTCAATGCGCTTGGAATCAAGAGAGGCCAGCATACCGTCCCACTTGGTCGGCTTCAGTGTCGCTTTCACGCCAAGATGCTTGGCCAGTTCTTCAGCGAACTCCACTTCAAAACCGGTCAGCTTGCCGTCGTCACCCTGAAAACTAAACGGAGGATAGGTGCCTTCCAGGCCTACCAGCAGCGTGCCACGCTCTTTAACTTTATTTAACAGACCCTCATCTGCATAAGTCTTTACGCTCATTCCGGCGACAAGTGCAACAGCCATTACACTCATCAGAGCCTGACGTCCCAGAAGTGCTAATTTCATAGTTACCCCGAATATTGTCATTAGTGACTATCATTTATGACTACAGTGTAAAGCGTTTGCTGTGTTCCACAAACACCACTCTGTTACACCTTATTCGTTTTTAATATATATCAGAACTGGCTGTCCAGGAGGATTTCTGCATATGTCCCATATGCGTATGAGCTTTAAACTGCTCATACTTGCGCAAGGCGATGCGGTAATTGTTGGTGCTGGTTTCCGGCAGCCACGGGGCAAGGTTTTCGTCGAGGAACCCTTCCTGCAGCAGGTCATGAGAGATATTTTGTTCGGTCAGATGATTCCCGAGGCGGCGCAAGCGGACAACGTATTCACGTACCGTGCCGTGGCTCATTTCGGTTTGCTCAAATAAAAATTGTTTAAAACCGATGATATCAAAAAAATCGCTCTGCTCTTTGCAGTGCAAATCACCGCAAAAACGGCACAGCGCCACCCACTCTTTTTTCTCCTGTTCCCACTCAGCTTCATTCAGCAACGTGTCCAGGCGGGCGATGGCGATTTTATTCACAATTTGCCCGCGGCGAACCAGCGTGATCCGGTCGAGCAGCTTAAAGCAATGGGCGCAATGCGTCTGGCTGTGTTTGAAATCTTTGAGGTAGCGGCTTAGAGGCCGTCTTTTTGATTGCTGCACCGTCATGAGAACTCCTGGTAGTCAATTCGTAATGCGGCATTGTTCAGGGGTAATAATGTACCCCTATAGCTTACCCAGCTTGGTGCGTAGACGTTTGATGGCCTGACTGTGCAACTGGCTGACCCGTGATTCACCCACTTCCAGTACCGCGCCAATCTCTTTCAGATTCAGCTCTTCCTGGTAGTACAGCGTTAACACCAGCTTTTCGCGCTCCGGCAACGCCTCGATCGCTTCCATCACGCGCTGGCGGAGGTTACCCTCAAGTAGCTGTTGTAACGGGTTTTCCTGCTGATGTTCTTCCGTCACCAGCTCAATACTATCGCCATGCTCTTCCCGCCACTCGTCATAGGAGAAGAGCTGGCTGTTATTGGTATCAAGCAACATCTGACGATACTCTTGCACAGGAATAGCCAGACGCTCCGCCACTTCGGTTTCCGTCGCGTTACGCCCTAATTCCTGTTCCAGTTGTCCCATCGCCTGTGCCACTTCGCGAGCATTGCGCCGAACGCTACGCGGCACCCAATCCCGGCTACGTAGTTCGTCCAGCATCGCTCCACGAATACGCTGCACTGCGTAAGTGGTAAATGCCGTTCCTTGCAAAGCGTCATATCGGTCAACTGCATTCAATAACCCGATGCCGCCCGCTTGTAGCAGGTCATCCAGTTCTACGCTCGCCGGCAAACGCACCTGAAGGCGCAATGCTTCGTGACGCACCAACGGTACATAACGCTGCCACAGCGAGTGTTTATCCATTACACCTTCAGCGGTATACAGTGAATTCACGATAAACAGCCCTGCGTTAAATGAGTTATCGGCATGATTATCCGTTTCTGCAGGGGTTTTAATCGGGTGAATAGTGGGTGAAATGGGGGGTTATTTGGGGGTTACGGGTAAAGCTGAATGTAAAAAACCCCGCCAGAGCGGGGTTTGCGCAGTAAGCGTAAATTAACGCAGCAGAGACAGAACGTTCTGCGGAACCTGGTTGGCCTGTGCCAGTACAGAGGTACCTGCTTGTTGCAGGATCTGTGCTTTGGACATGTTGGACACTTCGGTCGCGTAGTCAGCATCTTCGATACGGCTACGTGCAGAAGTCAGGTTGTTAACGGTGTTACCCAGGTTAGTGATGGTAGAGTCGAAACGGTTCTGTACCGCACCGAGGTCAGAACGCAGCGCATCAACCTGTGCCAGAGCTTTATCAAGAACAGCCAGCGGATCTGCAGTACTGGTGCTTGCTTTAGCAACGTCTTCGTTAACCAGTTTAGCGCTACCGTTTTTATCGGTAGTAACATACATGGTTTTCTTATTCGCGCCAGCGCCGGTAGTTACATTGCCATCAACATCCACGTCATAGGTAGCGCCACTCGCTTTCAGCGTGCTGCCAGTTTTGGTTGCGTTCGCATTCTGCAAATCGGTAACGGTAGCGGCTTTGTTTGCGGTAGTTGCTGCAGTTGTCAGTGTACCATTCTGGCTGGTATATAAAGCCACGTCAGTTTTCACTTCAGCATCGGTACCAGAGGCATCAGATGATGCTGCAATGGTGAAAGTGACAGTTTTACCATCAACTTTCGCAGTATAGGTACCATTACCAAATGTTGGATCGGTACCTTCAGCAGTTTTAGTAAACTCCATACCGTCAAAACTGAATTTCTCACCAACTTTGGTATTAGCACCCAAAGTTGCCATACTCGTTGCACTGGCGTTGTCAGTTGATGTTGTTGTATAGACAGTAGATGCTGTGTTCGCTACAGTCGCTGTAGTCACCAGACTACCATCAGCCGCGCTGACATACAGAGCATTACCACCTGAAGTTACAGTTTGGGATTTAACATCAACATTAACCGTCGCCGCAGCACCGCCAACGGTAGCGCTGTAGTTATCAGTACCAGTAGCACCAAACTTGGAGATCAGATCGCTGGCAGTGGCTTTCTGCGCACCGTTCACGCGGAAATCAGATACACCCAGGCTCTGAGTATCGATTTTTTTCAGGTCGATGGAGATAGTTTCGCCGTCGTTAGCGCCAACCTGAATTTTCAGGGTGTTATCCTGAGCCAGTACTTTCACGCCGTTGAACTGAGTCTGACCGGATACGCGGTCAATTTCGCCCAGACGCTGAGTGATTTCGTTCTGGATGGAGGTCAGGTCGCTATCGGAGTTAGAACCGTTAGTTGCCTGAACGGTCAGTTCACGTACACGCTGCAGGTTGTTGTTGATTTCGTTCAGCGCGCCTTCAGTGGTCTGCGCGATGGAGATACCGTCGTTAGCGTTACGGGAAGCCTGAGTCAGACCTTTGATGTTTGCGGTGAAGCGGTTAGCGATCGCCTGACCAGCAGCATCGTCTTTCGCGCTGTTGATACGCAGACCAGAGGACAGACGTTCGATAGCGGAGCTCAGAGTGGACTGAGATTTGTTCAGGTTGTTCTGGGTCAACAGCGACAGGCTGTTTGTATTGATGACTTGTGCCATGATCTTTTCCTTATCAATTACAACTTGATGTTATTGGGCTGTTGCCCACGGTTTCTCACCGTAACCCATGTATCGGCACCTTAAATTCGAACTTTAGAAAATTTTTACTTTCCGCTCTCTTTTTTCTTAGCCCCTGAAATACCCTCTTTATATGCCATTATTCTGCGCATTATTTTTACAAAACTATCATTAAACTTTGCGCGCAGATTGCCGATAACCCGCTTAACTACTGTTTGCAATCACAAGGAATTAGGCATGCCTTCATTTACTTCATTGGGCGTCGGCTCAAACTTACCACTGGATACATTGCTAACAAACCTGACTACTGCTGAAAAAAAACGTTTAACCCCAATTACTCAACAGCAGAGTACGAATACGGCCAGATTAACCGCCTACGGCACGCTAAAAAGCGCGCTGGAAAAATTCCAGACGGCAAATACAACGCTGAACAGCGCCGATCTGTTTAAAAGCACAACCGTAACCAGCAGTACAGAAGATCTGACGGCCACAACCACTGCCGGCGCAGCGCCGGGGACCTATATGATCAGCGTAACGCAACTGGCGCAGGCGCAATCATTAAGTACCAAAAGCGGTATCAGTTCGGTGAAAGAGGCGTTAGGTGATACCTCCTCCGACAGTCGCACCATTAAAATTGAGCAAAAAGGCCGCAAAGAACCGCTGGAAATCAAACTCAGCAAAGACCAAACGTCGCTGGAAGGGATCCGTGATGCCATTAACGACGCCGACAGCGGTATTTCCGCCAGCATCGTTAAAGTTAAAGAAAATGATTATCAGTTGGTGTTAACAGCCGATAGCGGTGTCGATAATAAGATGACCATTTCCGTCAGCGGCGACAGTAAGCTCAATGATTTACTGGCCTACGACAGCACCGCCGGCAGCGGAAATATGAAACAGCTGGTGGAAGCGAAAAATGCACTGTTGAAAGTTAACGGCATTGATATTGAACGCCCCAGTAACACCATTACCGATGCCCCGCAGGGCGTGACGCTGAATCTGACTAAAGAAGTGACCGACGCGCGGATCACCGTCACCAAGAGCAATGAAAAAGCGACAGAAGCGATCAAAGGTTGGGTTGATGCCTACAACTCGCTGCTGGATACGTTTTCAACGCTGACCAAATACACTGAAGTTGATCCTGGTGCCGAAACTCAGGACACGAATAATGGTGCGCTGCTCGGCGACAGCGCGGTGCGTACTATTCAGACAGGCATACGCGCCCAGTTTGCCAACGGCGCCAGCGACGGTGCGTTTAAAACGTTGGGCGAAATCGGTATTACCACCGACGGTACCACAGGCAAGCTGAAGATTGACGACACTAAGCTCGAAAAAGCGCTGAAAGATAATACCGCGGCGACGCGTCAATTGCTGGTTGGTGATGGTAAAGAAACCGGTATTACCACCAAAATTGCCACCGAGGTAAAAGGTTACCTGGCCGATGACGGCATTATCGACGTTGCCCAGGACAATATTAACGCCACGCTGAAAAAGCTGACCAAACAGTATCTGGCCGTCAGTAACAGCATCGACGATACCGTCGCACGCTATAAAGCGCAGTTTACGCAGCTTGATAGCATGATGAGCAAACTGAACAGCACCAGTAACTATCTGGGCCAGCAATTTACGGCGATGAGTAATTCCTGATAACACGAGGTAAGCATGTATACCGCGAGCGGTACCAAAGCCTATGCACAGGTCAGCATAGAGAGTGGCGTGATGAGCGCCAGCCCACATCAGCTGATCGAAATGTTGTTTGATGGTGCGAACAGCGCCCTGGTGCGCGCTCGCCTGTTTATGCAACAGGGTGATATCGTCGCCAAAGGCGAGGCCATCAGTAAAGCCATTAACATTATCGACAATGGCCTGAAGGCTGGGCTGGATCAAGAGAATGGCGGCGAAATCGCCACCAACCTGTCTTCTCTGTATGACTATATGATCCGCCGTTTACTGCAAGCTAACTTGCGCAATGATTGTCAGGCTATTGAAGAAGTCGAAGGGTTGCTCGGCAACATTGCAGAAGCCTGGAAACAGATCTCACCAAAAGCATCTTCCCAGGAGTCTCGTTAATGACCTCAGCCGTGGAGTTTATCAACCGTTGGCAGCGCATCGCGCTACTCAGTCACTCAATGCTGGAACTGGCGCAGCGCGGTGAATGGGACCTTTTACTGGAACAGGAAGTTACCTATCTGCAAAGTATTGAAGTGGTCATGGAAGAGCAAACTCCACCTGGCATTACGCGAAGTATTCAGGATTTAGTGGCCGGGTACATTAAACAGACGCTGGATAACGAGCAACTGCTCAAAACATTGTTGCAGCAGCGCCTGGACGAACTCAGCAATCTTATCGGTCAGTCGACGCGTCAAAAGACGTTGAATAACGCCTATGGTCGTCTTTCCGGCATGCTGTTAGTCCCCGACGCACCCACTGCCCCACAATAATTTCCCGTCTCGTCTGAATAATCTTCCATACTCCAGAGGTCGGCCAAACGACTTCTGGAGCACGGAAGATGAAAAATCCCACGTTATTGCAGTACTTCCACTGGTATTACCCTGATGGCGGTCAACTCTGGCCCGAGCTTGCCGAACGCGCAGGCGGGCTGAATGACATCGGCATCAATATGGTGTGGCTGCCTCCCGCCTATAAAGGCGCATCCGGCGGCTATTCTGTTGGCTATGATTCCTACGATCTGTTTGATCTGGGCGAATTCGATCAGAAGGGAACCGTCGCCACCAAATATGGCGATAAATACCAGCTGCTGGCAGCGATAGACGCGCTAAAACACAATGATATTGCCGTCCTGCTCGACGTGGTGGTCAACCACAAAATGGGTGCGGATGAGAAAGAAAACATACGCGTCCAGCGGGTTAACGCTGACGATCGCACGCAAATAGACGAGGAAGTAGTCGAGTGCGAGGGCTGGACGCGTTACACCTTCCCTGCCCGCGCAGGCCAGTATTCACAATTCATTTGGGACTTTAAATGCTTCAGCGGCATTGACCACATCGAGAACCCAACCGAAGACGGCATTTTTAAAATCGTTAACGACTACACCGGCGAAGGCTGGAACGATCAGGTTGATGATGAGTTGGGTAATTTTGATTATCTGATGGGCGAAAACATTGATTTCCGTAATCACGCGGTCACCGAGGAGATCAAATACTGGGCGCGTTGGGTGATGGAGCAAACCCAGTGCGACGGCTTTCGTTTAGATGCCGTGAAACATATTCCGGCATGGTTTTATAAAGAGTGGATTGAGCACGTCCAGGAAGTTGCCCCCAAGCCACTGTTTATCGTCGCGGAATACTGGTCCCACGAGGTCGACAAGCTGCAGACCTACATTAATCAGGTGGAGGGGAAAACCATGCTGTTCGACGCCCCTTTGCAGATGAAATTCCACGAGGCCTCCCGGCAGGGACGCGATTACGACATGAGCCAGATTTTCACCGACACCCTGGTGGAGGCCGATCCGTTTCATGCCGTCACGCTGGTTGCCAATCACGACACCCAACCCTTACAGGCGCTCGAAGCCCCCGTCGAGCCGTGGTTTAAGCCGCTGGCCTATGCGCTGATCCTGCTGCGGGAAAACGGCGTACCGTCGGTGTTTTACCCTGACCTCTACGGGGCGCATTACGAAGACACCGGCGGCGATGGCGAAACCTATCCTATCGACATGCCGATCATTGAACAGCTTGATGAACTGATCCTCGCACGCCAACGCTTCGCGCACGGAGTACAGACGCTCTTTTTCGATCATCCTAACTGTATCGCTTTTAGCCGCAGCGGAACGGACGACGATCCCGGCTGCGTGGTGGTGCTGTCCAACGGCGATGATGGGGAAAAGACAATTAATCTCGGTGCGAATTACGGCAATAAAACCTGGCGTGACTATCTGGGAAATCGCGAGGAAAGCGTGGTCACCGATGAAAACGGTGAAGCAACGTTTTTCTGTAACGGCGGTAGCGTCAGCGTGTGGGTGATTGAGGACGTGTTGTAAAACTTAACCCCGGTGGCCGTAAGCTACCGGGGCATGCTGCTTATGGCAGAGGTGTCGCCAGCGGCGTTTTCTTTAAGGCGTCGGCACATTCCTGCGTCGGGCGATCGACCCGCTGCAGCGTCATACCGTCATATTCCAGGGTATTGCCTTCGCGTTCAATCTCATACAGTTCACGTTTTACCGTCACGTTGGTGAGATCGCCGGAAATCATCGTCAGTTTCCCCGGCAGAGCAATG
The Citrobacter arsenatis DNA segment above includes these coding regions:
- the fliS gene encoding flagellar export chaperone FliS, with the protein product MYTASGTKAYAQVSIESGVMSASPHQLIEMLFDGANSALVRARLFMQQGDIVAKGEAISKAINIIDNGLKAGLDQENGGEIATNLSSLYDYMIRRLLQANLRNDCQAIEEVEGLLGNIAEAWKQISPKASSQESR
- the fliT gene encoding flagella biosynthesis regulatory protein FliT, giving the protein MTSAVEFINRWQRIALLSHSMLELAQRGEWDLLLEQEVTYLQSIEVVMEEQTPPGITRSIQDLVAGYIKQTLDNEQLLKTLLQQRLDELSNLIGQSTRQKTLNNAYGRLSGMLLVPDAPTAPQ
- the fliZ gene encoding flagella biosynthesis regulatory protein FliZ, coding for MTVQQSKRRPLSRYLKDFKHSQTHCAHCFKLLDRITLVRRGQIVNKIAIARLDTLLNEAEWEQEKKEWVALCRFCGDLHCKEQSDFFDIIGFKQFLFEQTEMSHGTVREYVVRLRRLGNHLTEQNISHDLLQEGFLDENLAPWLPETSTNNYRIALRKYEQFKAHTHMGHMQKSSWTASSDIY
- the amyA gene encoding alpha-amylase, with amino-acid sequence MKNPTLLQYFHWYYPDGGQLWPELAERAGGLNDIGINMVWLPPAYKGASGGYSVGYDSYDLFDLGEFDQKGTVATKYGDKYQLLAAIDALKHNDIAVLLDVVVNHKMGADEKENIRVQRVNADDRTQIDEEVVECEGWTRYTFPARAGQYSQFIWDFKCFSGIDHIENPTEDGIFKIVNDYTGEGWNDQVDDELGNFDYLMGENIDFRNHAVTEEIKYWARWVMEQTQCDGFRLDAVKHIPAWFYKEWIEHVQEVAPKPLFIVAEYWSHEVDKLQTYINQVEGKTMLFDAPLQMKFHEASRQGRDYDMSQIFTDTLVEADPFHAVTLVANHDTQPLQALEAPVEPWFKPLAYALILLRENGVPSVFYPDLYGAHYEDTGGDGETYPIDMPIIEQLDELILARQRFAHGVQTLFFDHPNCIAFSRSGTDDDPGCVVVLSNGDDGEKTINLGANYGNKTWRDYLGNREESVVTDENGEATFFCNGGSVSVWVIEDVL
- the tcyJ gene encoding cystine ABC transporter substrate-binding protein, which produces MKLALLGRQALMSVMAVALVAGMSVKTYADEGLLNKVKERGTLLVGLEGTYPPFSFQGDDGKLTGFEVEFAEELAKHLGVKATLKPTKWDGMLASLDSKRIDVVINQVTISDERKKKYDFSTPYTVSGIQALVKKGNEGVIKTAADLKGKKVGVGLGTNYEEWLRQNVQGVDIRTYDDDPTKYQDLRVGRIDAILVDRLAALDLVKKTKDTLAVTGEAFSRQESGVALRKGNEDLLKAVDAAIAEMQKDGSLKALSEKWFGADVTK
- a CDS encoding flagellin gives rise to the protein MAQVINTNSLSLLTQNNLNKSQSTLSSAIERLSSGLRINSAKDDAAGQAIANRFTANIKGLTQASRNANDGISIAQTTEGALNEINNNLQRVRELTVQATNGSNSDSDLTSIQNEITQRLGEIDRVSGQTQFNGVKVLAQDNTLKIQVGANDGETISIDLKKIDTQSLGVSDFRVNGAQKATASDLISKFGATGTDNYSATVGGAAATVNVDVKSQTVTSGGNALYVSAADGSLVTTATVANTASTVYTTTSTDNASATSMATLGANTKVGEKFSFDGMEFTKTAEGTDPTFGNGTYTAKVDGKTVTFTIAASSDASGTDAEVKTDVALYTSQNGTLTTAATTANKAATVTDLQNANATKTGSTLKASGATYDVDVDGNVTTGAGANKKTMYVTTDKNGSAKLVNEDVAKASTSTADPLAVLDKALAQVDALRSDLGAVQNRFDSTITNLGNTVNNLTSARSRIEDADYATEVSNMSKAQILQQAGTSVLAQANQVPQNVLSLLR
- the fliA gene encoding RNA polymerase sigma factor FliA; translated protein: MNSLYTAEGVMDKHSLWQRYVPLVRHEALRLQVRLPASVELDDLLQAGGIGLLNAVDRYDALQGTAFTTYAVQRIRGAMLDELRSRDWVPRSVRRNAREVAQAMGQLEQELGRNATETEVAERLAIPVQEYRQMLLDTNNSQLFSYDEWREEHGDSIELVTEEHQQENPLQQLLEGNLRQRVMEAIEALPEREKLVLTLYYQEELNLKEIGAVLEVGESRVSQLHSQAIKRLRTKLGKL
- the fliD gene encoding flagellar filament capping protein FliD, which produces MPSFTSLGVGSNLPLDTLLTNLTTAEKKRLTPITQQQSTNTARLTAYGTLKSALEKFQTANTTLNSADLFKSTTVTSSTEDLTATTTAGAAPGTYMISVTQLAQAQSLSTKSGISSVKEALGDTSSDSRTIKIEQKGRKEPLEIKLSKDQTSLEGIRDAINDADSGISASIVKVKENDYQLVLTADSGVDNKMTISVSGDSKLNDLLAYDSTAGSGNMKQLVEAKNALLKVNGIDIERPSNTITDAPQGVTLNLTKEVTDARITVTKSNEKATEAIKGWVDAYNSLLDTFSTLTKYTEVDPGAETQDTNNGALLGDSAVRTIQTGIRAQFANGASDGAFKTLGEIGITTDGTTGKLKIDDTKLEKALKDNTAATRQLLVGDGKETGITTKIATEVKGYLADDGIIDVAQDNINATLKKLTKQYLAVSNSIDDTVARYKAQFTQLDSMMSKLNSTSNYLGQQFTAMSNS